Proteins encoded in a region of the Shewanella polaris genome:
- the mog gene encoding molybdopterin adenylyltransferase — MSKAKIGIVTVSDRASAGIYEDLSGKAIIDVLTEYLTSEWEPVYKVIPDEGDVIEATLIDLADNQDCCLIVTTGGTGPAKRDVTPEATEAVCDRMMPGFGELMRAESLKFVPTAILSRQTAGLRGDSLIVNLPGKPKSIRECLDAVFPAIPYCIDLMDGPFLVCDEAVIKPFRPKAK, encoded by the coding sequence ATGAGCAAAGCTAAAATCGGCATCGTAACGGTTAGTGATCGTGCTAGCGCTGGTATATATGAAGATCTGTCTGGTAAGGCGATCATTGATGTATTAACTGAATATCTAACCTCGGAATGGGAACCTGTTTATAAAGTCATCCCTGATGAAGGCGATGTTATTGAAGCCACATTGATCGACTTAGCTGATAACCAAGATTGCTGCTTAATTGTGACGACTGGCGGAACCGGTCCAGCAAAACGCGATGTGACCCCAGAAGCGACCGAAGCGGTGTGCGATAGAATGATGCCTGGCTTTGGTGAGTTAATGCGTGCTGAGTCATTAAAATTTGTGCCTACGGCTATTTTGTCACGTCAAACAGCCGGACTACGTGGTGATTCATTGATTGTAAATTTACCCGGCAAGCCTAAGTCTATCCGCGAATGTTTAGATGCAGTATTTCCTGCAATTCCTTACTGCATTGACTTAATGGATGGTCCATTTCTAGTCTGTGACGAAGCGGTGATAAAACCGTTTAGACCTAAAGCGAAGTAA
- a CDS encoding type II secretion system protein, with translation MNKQRGFTLIELVVVIIILGILAVVAAPKFINLKSDALIANLNGLQGVLKSANTLVYSKAVLSGQEKLDPGSVTLNGETISTTLGYNFTFS, from the coding sequence ATGAATAAACAGCGCGGTTTTACCCTTATTGAATTAGTGGTAGTGATTATTATTTTAGGGATTTTGGCTGTAGTGGCAGCGCCCAAGTTTATTAACCTGAAAAGCGATGCTCTTATTGCCAATTTGAATGGCTTACAAGGCGTATTGAAGTCGGCCAATACCTTAGTGTATTCAAAAGCCGTGTTGTCTGGTCAAGAAAAGCTCGATCCGGGTTCGGTGACATTGAATGGGGAAACGATTAGTACCACCTTGGGTTATAATTTCACCTTTAGCTGA